In Glycine max cultivar Williams 82 chromosome 7, Glycine_max_v4.0, whole genome shotgun sequence, a single window of DNA contains:
- the LOC106799204 gene encoding pleiotropic drug resistance protein 1-like yields MINVVEEDNEKFLLKLKERIDRFGIDMPTIEVRYEHLNVEAEAYVGNLLSELGRREKSAKIKPDPDIDVYMKAAATRGQEASVVTDYVLKVTLESKISYINLIGDSTRSGQQPFPQTVVSGEFLKCSPFQIFHHLLHAAAKTL; encoded by the exons ATGATCAACGTTGTTGAAGAGGACAATGAAAAGTTTCTGTTGAAGCTCAAGGAACGAATTGATAG ATTTGGGATTGATATGCCAACAATTGAAGTTCGATATGAGCACCTAAACGTTGAGGCAGAGGCTTACGTGGGAA ACTTGCTGTCTGAGTTGGGTAGAAGAGAAAAAAGCGCAAAGATCAAGCCAGACCCAGATATTGATGTCTACATGAAG GCAGCTGCAACCAGAGGCCAGGAGGCAAGTGTGGTAACGGATTATGTACTAAAGGTAACACTTGAATCCAAGATCAGCTATATCAATCTCATTGGCGACTCCACGAGAAGTGGTCAACAACCCTTTCCTCAAACGGTTGTAAGTGGGGAGTTTCTCAAGTGCAGCCCATTTCAGATCTTCCATCATCTTCTTCACGCCGCTGCGAAGACCTTGTAA
- the LOC100801941 gene encoding uncharacterized protein produces MPPCPLFPFNPFHLLSNSLSLSKISLKSEKSLSLSKIRNNLKQIEMESNTPVIAKKVLSIIRVAFFMLRKGISKGKLMMHLNNMMLKRPGKAIANLMFHHHHNHGVSGNNLQFSTAREYEFSCSNTPNNFFAAALASNNKRHRHNPFFTCAHAPPTLDDDAVTVNAVKGVLEMLNNEAFEEASPAVATALSGFGRSPMVRKLIRVTDSPFPLGESEDDKDNQVDKAAEEFIKRFYKELRKQT; encoded by the coding sequence atgccccCTTGCCCTCTCTTTCCCTTCAACCCATTCCATCTTCTCtctaactctctctctctctcaaaaatCTCTCTCAAATCAgaaaaatctctctctctctctaaaattcGAAATAACCTAAAACAAATAGAAATGGAAAGCAATACACCAGTAATAGCAAAGAAAGTGTTGAGCATAATACGTGTGGCCTTCTTCATGCTGAGGAAAGGCATATCAAAGGGTAAGCTAATGATGCACCTCAACAACATGATGCTCAAACGCCCCGGCAAAGCCATCGCCAACCTCAtgttccaccaccaccacaaccaCGGTGTCTCCGGCAACAACCTCCAATTCTCCACCGCCAGGGAGTACGAGTTCAGCTGCAGCAACACACCCAACAACTTCTTCGCGGCAGCCCTTGCCAGCAACAACAAACGGCACCGCCACAACCCCTTCTTCACGTGCGCTCACGCGCCGCCAACCCTTGACGACGACGCGGTGACCGTTAATGCCGTTAAGGGCGTGTTGGAGATGCTGAACAATGAGGCCTTCGAGGAGGCGTCGCCGGCTGTGGCCACCGCGCTTTCCGGGTTCGGACGTAGCCCTATGGTGAGGAAGTTGATCAGGGTGACGGACTCTCCGTTCCCACTTGGTGAGTCTGAGGATGACAAGGACAACCAAGTGGACAAGGCTGCGGAAGAGTTCATAAAGAGATTCTACAAAGAGTTGAGGAAGCAGACTTGA
- the LOC100816162 gene encoding uncharacterized protein: MAPHGESFSRKSNMSKPQKLSSENLQRTVSDISFELTKEEIDDLKLPTISEVENAKCECCGMCEECTPEYIDRVREKFNGKWVCGLCAEAVKEELEKNGGKKEEAVSAHMSACVRFNKYGRAFPVLFQAQAMKEMLKKNTLDGRRAKSISPRDKGGAKKGGIARSSSCIPAITREINDIKIAN, encoded by the coding sequence ATGGCACCACATGGAGAGTCTTTCTCTAGGAAAAGCAACATGTCAAAGCCACAAAAGCTTTCATCTGAGAACCTTCAACGAACGGTCTCAGACATCTCTTTCGAGCTGACCAAGGAAGAGATCGATGATTTGAAGCTGCCAACAATATCTGAGGTTGAGAATGCAAAGTGTGAGTGCTGTGGCATGTGCGAGGAGTGCACACCGGAGTACATAGACCGTGTGCGTGAGAAGTTCAACGGGAAGTGGGTGTGTGGATTGTGTGCTGAGGCTGTAAAGGAAGAGTTGGAGAAAAATGGAGGGAAAAAGGAAGAAGCCGTAAGTGCACACATGAGTGCATGTGTTAGGTTCAACAAATATGGTAGGGCTTTCCCGGTTCTGTTCCAAGCACAAGCTATGAAAGAGATGCTGAAAAAGAACACCCTAGATGGTAGAAGGGCTAAGTCTATTAGCCCTAGGGACAAAGGAGGGGCAAAGAAAGGAGGAATTGCTCGTAGCTCAAGTTGCATTCCAGCAATCACAAGAGAGATCAATGATATCAAAATAGCCAATTAA